The Pochonia chlamydosporia 170 chromosome 1, whole genome shotgun sequence genome window below encodes:
- a CDS encoding Ras GTPase activating protein (similar to Neosartorya fischeri NRRL 181 XP_001265925.1) — MGADFGVPEPEPVETEEERIDRELAENEASIAELQAQIRGALLRLRLGEKMQQFWDEEDWLIDLQSRIRGDFTRQIMSYRLQMRRSAVMVQSAVRGFLVRERLRSSDDFWRTHEPEVLDLQSMIRAKKVRDEVRDLLYMLDNCKGPVREIQAVSRGFLVRKNMVAQRQETEKSSRDVEKLQALARGMALRARNRKDLRALDGQAGTVVRLQAAARALLTRTQIDHEQQQLRALAPKWEALQGVIRGKLVRQKQESYKVEAKKHEFNVGLLQAVIRAGAVRREVTRTLDALEESREEILLLQSSARGMIERLKISALQQQLNRHTPQISKLQSRLRGYLYRKQHHALLDELNSHNEATAAFQAILKAMMARSRVDDILTELEEEEAAIIAFQAAAKGFVVRGKFEEKKRYFNENMKKVIKIQSFVRAKVQGEAYKSLTTGKNPPVNAVKNFVHLLNDSDFDFNEEVEFERMRKTVVQQVRQNEMLEQYIDQLDIKIALLVKNKITLDEVVRHQHNYGGNSMGLLANSTITSANQFDLKALNKSSRKKLESYQQLFFSLQTQPQYLARLFKHIREQGTSEKECKRIELLIMSLFGYAQKRREEYYLLKLVARSIREEVEGCRAIQEYARGNYFWPKLLGNHTRSPRDRKYLRSLLGPLIRDNIVEDPALDLESDPMQIYRSAINNEELRTGRPDHRPLDVPREVAIRDPETRRLFIDHLRDLREICDQFFLALEDAAHKMPYGLRFLSSQMFQALCQHFNREPQENLLQLVANWLWRFYLQPALTQPEQLGVIEKSLSPLQRRNLSEVAKVVGQIASGRPFGGENIYLQPLNNFVTDSIQRMRQIMQNLISVADAESTFGVDEFNDLYAKNKPTLYIKMTDVFAIHNLVVSELPFMCPSRDDVLREIIQDLGNAKSNENEMNAAGTSDIQMFLTPKLHDVQDPEEDVKTLFMETKRCVLYIIRVQTGANLLEILVKPIYEEDEEKWRTVLRDDFSNDGNTRGAYSDTNMVDVTRMTYYELKRTALENVMRLEQMGRISKQNYYQDVLNAIASDIRTKSRRRVQRQRELEGVRLTLGNLHEKAKYLEQQRKSYDDYIEQAMVTLQTKKGKKKFILPFTKQYNHQRELERSGRVPKFGSYKYSARTLAEKGVLVSWAGLNDREWDKINITISCDEVGVFALEGSRGHIQMPGASALVPIEDMLQAQFEAHQFMNLFEGSLKLNVNLLLHLVYKKFYGT, encoded by the exons ATGGGTGCTGATTTCGGCGTACCTGAACCAGAACCTGTAGAGACAGAAGAAGAACGAATCGATCGCGAACTAGCGGAAAACGAAGCATCGATAGCCGAATTACAGGCCCAAATACGGGGTGCGTTGCTGCGATTGCGCCTTGGGGAAAAGATGCAGCAATTttgggatgaggaggattggttgattgatttgCAATCTCGCATACGTGGCGACTTTACCCGGCAGATTATGAGTTATCGGCTCCAGATGCGACGTTCGGCAGTCATGGTTCAAAGCGCTGTACGAGGATTCCTGGTTCgagagagattgagaagcagcGATGATTTTTGGAGAACTCATGAACCAGAAGTTCTGGATCTTCAGAGCATGATACGGGCCAAGAAGGTCCGTGATGAGGTACGAGACTTGCTGTACATGTTGGACAATTGTAAAGGGCCTGTCCGGGAGATTCAGGCGGTTTCCAGGGGCTTCTTAGTCCGTAAGAACATGGTAGCTCAGCGACAAGAGACGGAAAAGTCTTCGCGAGATGTTGAGAAACTCCAGGCTCTTGCCCGTGGAATGGCGTTGAGAGCGAGGAATAGGAAGGACCTCCGTGCGTTAGACGGACAGGCTGGCACGGTTGTCAGGTTACAAGCTGCCGCGAGGGCTTTGCTGACCAGGACTCAGATCGACCACGAACAGCAACAGCTGCGTGCCCTCGCACCGAAATGGGAAGCGCTTCAAGGTGTAATTCGAGGAAAACTTGTGCGACAGAAGCAGGAATCTTACAAGGTGGAAGCTAAGAAACacgagttcaatgttggccttCTACAAGCGGTGATAAGAGCAGGCGCCGTGAGGCGCGAAGTCACACGAACATTGGACGCTCTAGAGGAAAGTAGAGAGGaaattcttcttcttcaatcAAGTGCAAGGGGCATGATTGAAAGACTCAAGATTTCTGCcctccaacaacagctcaacAGACACACGCCCCAGATCAGCAAACTGCAATCCCGCCTACGAGGCTACCTCTACCGAAAGCAACACCATGCACTCCTGGACGAGCTCAATTCGCACAACGAGGCCACAGCCGCTTTCCAAGCAATCCTCAAGGCAATGATGGCTCGTTCAAGAGTCGATGACATTCTCAccgagcttgaagaagaggaggcggCAATCATTGCCTTCCAGGCTGCGGCAAAGGGATTTGTAGTTCGCGGCAAGTTcgaggaaaagaagcgataCTTCAACGAAAACATGAAGAAGGTCATTAAAATACAGAGTTTCGTCCGTGCCAAGGTACAGGGCGAGGCGTACAAGAGCTTGACTACCGGCAAGAATCCCCCGGTTAATGCGGTCAAGAACTTCGTCCACCTTCTCAACGACAGTGACTTTGACTTCAATGAAGAAGTAGAGTTTGAGCGGATGCGCAAAACAGTCGTCCAGCAAGTGCGCCAAAATGAAATGTTGGAGCAATATATTGACCAACTGGACATCAAAATCGCTCTCTTGGTGAAGAACAAGATCACACTGGATGAAGTTGTTCGACACCAGCACAACTATGGTGGCAACTCAATGGGACTGTTGGCAAACAGCACAATTACTTCTGCCAATCAATTTGACCTAAAAGCACTCAACAAGAGCTCACGGAAGAAACTAGAGTCATATCAACAGCTCTTTTTTAGCTTACAAACGCAACCCCAGTATCTTGCCAGGCTTTTCAAGCACATTCGAGAGCAGGGCACATCTGAAAAGGAGTGTAAGAGAATCGAACTTCTCATAATGAGTCTGTTCGGTTATGCGCAGAAGCGACGCGAGGAGTACTATCTTTTGAAATTGGTTGCCAGGTCTATCCGAGAGGAGGTGGAAGGGTGCCGAGCTATACAAGAGTATGCCCGCGGCAACTATTTCTGGCCGAAGCTCTTGGGTAACCACACTCGATCGCCTAGGGACCGCAAATACCTGCGTAGCCTCCTGGGCCCGTTGATCCGCGACAATATCGTTGAAGACCCTGCCTTGGACTTAGAGAGCGATCCCATGCAAATCTACCGCtctgccatcaacaacgaGGAGCTTCGAACTGGCCGCCCCGACCACCGGCCACTCGATGTACCCCGAGAGGTGGCTATCAGGGACCCCGAGACTCGGCGCCTGTTCATTGATCATCTTCGGGATTTGCGAGAGATTTGCGACCAGTTCTTCTTGGCACTGGAGGATGCGGCCCATAAGATGCCGTATGGTTTGCGATTTTTGAGTAGCCAAATGTTCCAAGCCCTGTGCCAACACTTTAACCGCGAGCCGCAAGAAAACCTCCTCCAGCTTGTGGCTAACTGGCTCTGGAGATTCTACTTGCAACCCGCATTGACCCAGCCAGAGCAGTTGGGAGTGATTGAAAAGTCATTGAGTCCACTTCAGAGGAGGAACTTGAGCGAGGTTGCAAAAGTTGTCGGGCAAATCGCTTCTGGACGGCCTTTTGGTGGAGAGAATATTTACCTGCAGCCACTCAACAACTTCGTCACGGATTCTATTCAACGCATGCGGCAAATCATGCAGAACTTGATTTCTGTGGCGGACGCTGAAAGCACTTTTGGTGTCGACGAATTCAATGACCTCTACGCCAAGAATAAGCCAACTCTGTATATCAAGATGACTGACGTCTTTGCAATTCACAACCTGGTGGTTTCGGAGCTTCCCTTCATGTGCCCATCACGAGATGATGTCCTCCGGGAGATTATCCAGGACTTGGGCAATGCTAAGAGCAATGAAAACGAGATGAATGCTGCAGGAACTTCGGACATTCAGATGTTTCTTACCCCCAAGTTACACGACGTTCAGGACCCAGAGGAGGATGTCAAGACACTCTTTATGGAGACAAAGCGCTGCGTCCTGTATATCATCCGGGTTCAGACTGGCGCAAACCTCCTGGAGATTTTGGTCAAGCCCATCtatgaagaggatgaggaaaAGTGGCGAACAGTATTGCGCGATGACTTTTCTAACGACGGCAACACTCGCGGAGCATACTCAGACACCAACATGGTGGATGTTACAAGAATGACGTACTATGAACTCAAGCGTACGGCGCTCGAAAACGTTATGCGATTAGAACAGATGGGACGTATTTCGAAGCAAAACTACTACCAGGACGTTCTTAACGCCATCGCGAGCGACATTCGAACCAAGAGCCGCAGAAGAGTCCAAAGGCAACGGGAGCTGGAAGGTGTACGACTCACTCTGGGTAACCTGCACGAAAAGGCCAAATACCTCGAACAACAAAGGAAGAGCTATGACGATTATATTGAGCAGGCAATGGTGACACTGCAGACCAAGAAGGG caagaagaagtttATTCTTCCCTTCACAAAGCAATACAACCATCAGCGTGAACTTGAGCGAAGTGGCCGTGTACCCAAGTTCGGAAGCTACAAATATAGTGCCAGAACGTTGGCAGAGAAGGGGGTACTGGTGTCCTGGGCTGGCCTCAATGACCGTGAATGGGACAAGATCAACATTACCATTTCATGTGACGAGGTCGGCGTGTTTGCCCTCGAAGGATCACGAGGGCACATCCAAATGCCGGGTGCCAGCGCCTTGGTACCCATTGAAGATATGCTACAAGCGCAATTCGAAGCCCACCAGTTCATGAACTTGTTCGAGGGCAGCTTGAAGTTGAACGTCAACTTGCTGTTGCATCTCGTATACAAGAAGTTCTACGGAACATAA
- a CDS encoding triose-phosphate transporter family domain-containing protein, protein MSRRSNDEPLHLLSQGEEVDTKQINHDVEAGARHSEPSRDQNLDHEYSIPSTIKFTWLGTYFFFSLLLTLYNKLVLGMFHFPWLLTFLHASFASMGTYGMMHLGYFKLSRLGRRENLALVAFSALFTANIAVSNLSLAMVSVPFYQTMRMLCPIFTILIYRTWYGRTYSYMTYLSLVPLIIGAAMTTAGEMTFTDAGFLLTILGVILAAVKTVVTNRFMTGSLALPPVEFLMRMSPLAALQALACATATGEVGGFRELVTSGQISMPTSIASLTGNGFLAFLLNISSFNTNKLAGALTMTVCGNLKQCLTVLIGIFLFNVSVDLLNGAGMAVTMLGAGIYSKAELDNKKRNQKPKYKPVDQNPR, encoded by the exons ATGTCACGAAGGAGCAATGACGAACCGCTTCATCTCCTCTCCCagggagaggaggttgatacGAAACAGATCAACCATGATGTCGAGGCTGGTGCCCGCCATTCAGAGCCCTCTCGGGACCAGAATTTAGATCACGAATACTCAATTCCGAGTACCATCAAATTTACCTGGCTGGGAACAtacttcttcttttctttgcttctcaCCCTTTACAATAAGCTAGTTCTGGGCATG TTCCATTTCCCATGGCTTCTCACATTTCTCCATGCCTCCTTTGCCAGCATGGGAACATATGGCATGATGCATCTGGGCTATTTCAAACTGTCGCGCCTGGGTCGCCGCGAAAACCTTGCTCTCGTCGCGTTCAGCGCCTTGTTCACCGCCAATATTGCCGTATCGAACCTGTCGCTGGCCATGGTGTCTGTACCATTTTATCAGACCATGCGAATGCTGTGCcccatcttcaccatcctcatctACCGCACTTGGTACGGCCGTACATACAGCTACATGACGTACCTTTCTCTTGTCCCGTTAATTATTGGCGCTGCCATGACCACGGCGGGTGAAATGACCTTCACCGATGCTGGATTTCTATTAACCATATTGGGTGTCATTCTGGCTGCTGTCAAG ACTGTCGTGACCAATCGATTTATGACGGGATCCCTGGCGCTGCCTCCGGTAGAATTCCTCATGCGAATGTCACCATTGGCTGCACTACAGGCACTGGCCTGTGCTACCGCAACAGGCGAAGTCGGTGGTTTCCGAGAACTCGTCACTTCCGGACAAATTTCTATGCCGACTTCGATTGCATCGCTGACAGGCAACGGTTTCCTGGCCTTCCTCCTTAATATTTCatccttcaacaccaacaaactgGCCGGTGCCCTGACCATGACAGTTTGCGGCAACCTGAAGCAGTGTCTTACTGTCTTGATCGgaatcttcctcttcaatgtCAGTGTTGATTTACTCAACGGCGCAGGCATGGCTGTTACGATGCTCGGTGCTGGTATCTACAGCAAAGCCGAgctcgacaacaagaagagaaacCAAAAACCGAAATACAAGCCTGTGGACCAAAATCCTAGGTAG
- a CDS encoding Ras GTPase activating protein (similar to Metarhizium acridum CQMa 102 XP_007813962.1) has product MSFHPHPLRPSRTADLAPPTSFMHSKNSNINTSTSISNPNINRFPSTTSSSASSGYSSTSDHSANTQYSSVSSGYGSPAGYKHKRGQSDVLARARTFEAGAMNGFNRGTDNPPATPPRQSLRPLPQAPASSPRSAGHGGSPQPSFRHDRGKSVPDISKLSLSQYDGAAASPTSPPRPLPMRPNSMLLTRSDSILQSKTPMSHGNSPQGSHTTHIGRPDLELLGRSTTRELRTLSRLAESDVAEDFTIRSPAQEVVGLRGRRRLQRADKPNGARGAKSGGYGWEGRNWMDKQRQFLQAYEYLCHIGEAKEWIEDVTQKTLPPIVELEEALRDGVTLANVVEALNPQRHFRIFHHPKLQFRHSDNIAIFFRYLDEVELPDLFRIRTH; this is encoded by the coding sequence ATGTCGttccatcctcatcctctgcGTCCGTCGCGCACTGCCGACCTCGCTCCTCCCACCAGCTTTATGCATAGCAAAAACAGTAACATCAACACATCTACTAGTAtttccaaccccaacatcaaccgCTTCCCCTCGACAACCTCGTCGTCCGCGTCTTCGGGATACTCCTCCACATCCGACCACAGCGCCAACACACAATACTCTTCAGTATCGAGCGGCTACGGCTCACCCGCCGGCTACAAGCACAAGCGTGGCCAAAGCGATGTCCTAGCTCGAGCCAGAACTTTCGAAGCAGGGGCCATGAACGGCTTCAACAGAGGGACGGATAATCCTCCTGCCACACCTCCTCGCCAGTCTCTTCGACCACTCCCTCAAGCACCGGCGTCCTCACCTAGATCTGCTGGTCATGGTGGTTCGCCTCAGCCCTCGTTCAGACATGATCGTGGAAAGAGTGTTCCCGATATCAGCAAGCTATCTCTCTCTCAATACGATGGCGCGGCGGCTTCGCCTACTTCTCCGCCGCGACCACTGCCAATGCGACCCAACTCGATGCTGCTGACCCGATCTGACTCTATTTTGCAAAGCAAGACGCCAATGTCACATGGTAACTCTCCACAAGGGAGTCATACCACTCACATCGGCAGACCCGACCTCGAGTTGCTCGGACGGTCCACAACCCGTGAACTTCGTACCTTGTCGCGACTAGCCGAATCGGATGTCGCAGAAGACTTCACTATCAGATCACCGGCACAAGAGGTGGTTGGTTtacgaggacgacgacgattaCAACGCGCCGATAAGCCCAATGGCGCTCGAGGCGCCAAATCCGGCGGGTACGGATGGGAGGGCCGAAACTGGATGGATAAGCAGCGACAGTTCCTCCAAGCCTACGAGTATCTTTGCCATATAGGAGAGGCTAAAGAATGGATCGAGGACGTCACGCAAAAGACTCTTCCACCGATTgttgagctggaggaggcttTGCGGGATGGAGTTACCCTTGCCAACGTCGTGGAAGCGTTGAATCCGCAGAGACATTTTCGGATATTCCACCATCCCAAACTTCAATTCCGCCACTCAGACAACAttgccattttcttcagaTATCTCGATGAAGTCGAGCTTCCCGATCTCTTCCGGATTCGAACTCATTGA
- a CDS encoding sporulation protein RMD8 (similar to Pyrenophora tritici-repentis Pt-1C-BFP XP_001935045.1), giving the protein MSSGKKGPTVLVTDSRERPRQRRVLRYQHTSSGPPNRMPMKFMTVDNVLQYNTQIPSGQPRGPPTPQRPHTSAEGSQGRRVTSGGGLPNLQSRTGQPMPSRTTKISQKLVLLPETDDNEGGDAEEEVESETVLARRLQNEESRPLKDEELDVLRKRGGVRGKSYAERLPKPQRKDKVSRLTAYCTAQAYKTAETSEFLRKKHDAKTKLYDDCLYAIYALPLLNGTEGYRVRGRPMLKTPGTGKTMLDLEIERSEQRDHHEGYFEDDAYTQPESPESGSRDSPTHGSSRSRSHQNNIRQEQDDGIPSQMNRLAPDAKNFAEMFVFSYGVVVFWNFTEHQEKDILADLTFADAENHISLLTRPLEQDDFETEEFHFEYSEDVKRPRVFNDMITLLPRSDHMIKLTISHAIAQSTKLCFFEERMGETMLDAQHVPKTLALTGKLNMTRVEIVTLLGRLFKSRVDINLSSNILDVPNFFWDSEPTLHPLYGAIREYLEIDPRIKVLNERCRVFLDLAEILSDSIADSKMSYITWIVIILIFVSILVTVTEVILRFVMLKKSGSNSKFGGPFTAISWRGNIDPAGVPKILSIPSASSSAGAHGSSVSGEQGSQNTGPEIEAHKDLEILALTLGLQSNATLNDITRGINNLKQAARCTNPDAIDELSLPGSGELKKKNMMEVS; this is encoded by the exons ATGTCGTCAGGCAAGAAAGGCCCTACGGTACTC GTTACTGATTCCAGGGAGAGACCGCGTCAACGAAGGGTACTGCGTTACCAGCATACATCTTCTGGCCCACCTAACCGGATGCCCATGAAATTCATGACAGTCGATAATGTTTTACAATACAACACTCAGATTCCATCCGGTCAACCACGAGGGCCTCCCACTCCACAAAGACCTCATACATCTGCCGAAGGCAGCCAGGGTAGACGGGTCACATCTGGCGGCGGCTTGCCCAATCTTCAATCACGAACCGGCCAGCCTATGCCATCACGAACAACCAAGATCAGCCAGAAGCTAGTCCTTCTACCAGAGACTGACGATAACGAGGGTGGCGACGCCGAAGAAGAGGTGGAAAGCGAAACAGTTTTGGCACGGAGAttgcaaaatgaagaaaGCCGGCCGCTAAAGGACGAGGAGTTGGACGTTCTACGGAAGAGGGGCGGAGTCAGAGGCAAGAGCTATGCTGAAAGACTTCCCAAGCCTCAGAGAAAAGACAAAGTAAGCCGCCTTACTGCCTACTGCACCGCCCAGGCCTACAAGACGGCAGAAACGTCCGAATTTCTGAGGAAGAAACACGACGCAAAGACAAAGCTGTACGACGACTGTTTGTATGCCATCTATGCTCTGCCGTTGTTAAACGGTACGGAGGGATATCGAGTACGGGGCCGGCCAATGCTCAAAACCCCGGGCACGGGCAAGACGATGCTCGACTTGGAGATTGAACGAAGCGAACAGCGAGATCACCACGAGGGATATTTTGAGGATGACGCATATACTCAACCAGAGAGCCCGGAATCAGGTAGCCGAGATTCCCCGACACACGGTTCCTCAAGATCTAGATCTCACCAAAATAATATTCGACAGGAGCAAGATGACGGAATTCCATCACAAATGAACCGCCTAGCGCCAGACGCCAAAAACTTTGCCGAGATGTTCGTCTTCTCCTACGGcgttgtggtgttttggaaCTTTACGGAGCATCAGGAGAAGGACATTCTCGCTGATCTTACGTTTGCTGATGCTGAGAACCATATAAGTCTGTTGACACGCCCGCTAGAGCAAGACGATTTTGAAACGGAAGAATTTCATTTTGAATACAGCGAGGATGTCAAGAGGCCGAGGGTTTTCAACGACATGATCACCCTGCTACCTCGGTCTGATCACATGATCAAATTAACTATtagccatgccattgcccaAAGCACCAAGCTGTGCTTTTTCGAGGAGAGAATGGGTGAAACCATGTTGGATGCTCAGCATGTGCCGAAAACGTTGGCTCTCACTGGAAAACTAAATATGACGAGAGTCGAGATTGTCACACTTCTGGGTAGACTATTCAAGAGCAGAGTGGATATTAATCTTT CATCGAATATTCTGGACGTACCCAACTTCTTTTGGGACTCGGAACCTACACTGCATCCGCTTTACGGCGCCATCCGCGAGTATCTCGAAATAGATCCTCGAATCAAGGTTCTCAATGAAAGATGTCGAGTATTTCTCGATCTCGCTGAGATTTTGTCTGATTCAATAGCTGATTCCAAGATGAGCTACATTACGTGGATAGTTATTATTCTCATCTTTGTTAGCATCTTGGTCACCGTTACTGAGGTTATTCTACGGTTTGTTATGCTCAAGAAAAGCGGGAGCAACTCCAAATTTGGCGGGCCCTTTACAGCTATATCTTGGAGAGGCAACATTGACCCTGCTGGAGTTCCTAAAATCCTCTCTATACCTtcggcatcatcttctgccgGAGCTCACGGCAGCTCGGTGTCAGGAGAACAAGGTAGCCAGAATACTGGACCGGAGATTGAAGCGCACAAGGACCTTGAAATATTGGCCCTAACTCTGGGCTTGCAATCGAATGCAACCTTGAACGACATCACACGCGGAATTAACAATCTGAAGCAAGCGGCAAGGTGCACCAACCCCGACGCTATCGATGAGCTATCTCTCCCGGGTTCGGGAGAGCTaaaaaagaagaacatgATGGAGGTGTCCTAG